The DNA sequence TCTCATCTTGTACAAGTTTCAAATTAGAACTAATCCATGAACTATTGATGGCAACCAAACAAATTGTACAATAATATTAACCAACCCAGAAGCTGGTGACATATTCCTCCATCAGATTCTCTATATACAATGGATTCTTGAAATTATCCTTCTTCTGCAATAATTTGAACCAAGCAACAATAAGAAtacaaagttaaataaaaaaagagaattaagtttttaatagatttttaacAGAAAAAGAAGCAATCAATCAGCTTTATTTATATTATCATTCCATAATGAAATTGcatcaacaaaattaaattaacaaatgTGAAAGCATATTTACTTATTCACAAAATCAAACAGAGAGAGTAATAAATCTCTAATAGCATAAATAAGAGAAAACAAAATCTATCAATAGAAAATGAAAGGAAAACTAAAAAAGAACCTTGAACTTTTCTGAGGATATCATTGAACACTTTCTCTGAGTTaacaaggacaacattcaagaaatTATACGTTAGCATAAAATAAAGGATATCATATTAGAAAAAAGAGTGTCATGCACATGTATAGAAATCAAACTTCAAATATTGCTGAAAATCACTGATTCCATGAATAGctagataaaaacaaaaattttctcGCAAAATTAGTAAGCAAAAATATCTAAGACTAATTGTGTCGCCATCAAGTTCACTGAATAATGGCAAATGTAACAAAAGCCAAATCCATTTTGGCTTTGGTTTTATTATCAAAAATGAAGCTAGATTAAGGGAGAGAAGGATTAAACACAAGCCAAACCTTTATTTCATTTTCCATTTCTGGTGTGAGACTGATTTGTTGGTGTATTCCAGACCGAGCAGCATCCATTGTAGACATGGTGAAAAGCCTTATTGCTTCTTTCACATCCTCCTCAGTAGCAACATGAGATCTGATGCAGGAGAAATTGAGTTAGACTGTCTAAGATGTAAGTACTATATCAAAAGAATAAACTGAAGGAGAAATACAAAGAATGATTATATTTAGCTAATAAATTTAGTTTCTTATATGACATAGCATATTGAGGGATCAGTGGAATCATGTAATTTGGATTATCTTCCAATTCAAAtacaagaatttaattaaaaatttgataacattataaaaactaatagtaattaaacattttatttattgtagaaacataaaaataaaagagagctAGTAGAGAGTGCAGTGGGCCCAAATGATGTAACAGTGTACTGATAATATACACACAAACTAGAAAGAAATCACCGTGATTTCATTCAGCTCCTCTATTTCTATCCCCCCATTCTCCTCATATTTCTCCTATTTTATCTTCTCTATTTTCCTATTTCTACTCTATTCTATTTCCACTATTCTATATTACTATGATTGGTACCAAGTTCTTATAAAAGATTAACTAATGTTTTAATTAAACCGAAGCAGATATTGCGAACAGGCAAGTAAAGTCTATGAAAAATGATGGCAATACGTACAATATCATTTTGGCAAGTGTCTCATTCAACCTAACAATAGCTTCTAGTTACCTTACTATAATTGGTGTAGTAACTTCTCCAGTTTCATTGGTTTGCTGCCTCATATCCTGTATTTTATTGCAAAATGAATCAAATCAAAATTGACAAAGTATGGACAAGGCAATATATAAGAATTAACATAATCATAACTACATACTGATAACTGGTAAAAACTAAAAGAGATATCAAATTTCTTTCTGCTAATTAGTCACATATTCAACCTTACCTGCCTGATTTTCACATAACTTTTTTGCAGTAATGTTGCATCAGATTCTGATAGACGAAAGTTGCATTCAGTCCGACAATAGTGTAAATACCTATTTAACTCAAATTTAAGTTGATCTGCTAAATAATTGAACGAACTGCATAAAAACATAAGTTTAGAGATATAGCTTACCTCTTCAGCCAATTCTCTTCTTTAGAAACCATGTACAATGCACAAAAAGACTATACTAATTAGAATGAACCAAAGGAACCACCTCAAAACTCTTTAAACTGCGTGCGTATGCAAATTCACTTAGAAAACATATAGCAAGTAGATGCCAAAGTCTAGAATTAAAGCATAATAATCACTAATAATATATAAGTCTAAAATTAAAGCACAA is a window from the Arachis hypogaea cultivar Tifrunner chromosome 17, arahy.Tifrunner.gnm2.J5K5, whole genome shotgun sequence genome containing:
- the LOC112767092 gene encoding DNA replication licensing factor MCM5-like isoform X2 translates to MLHPLLNLRELAEEVSYISKLMFLCSSFNYLADQLKFELNRYLHYCRTECNFRLSESDATLLQKSYVKIRQDMRQQTNETGEVTTPIIVRSHVATEEDVKEAIRLFTMSTMDAARSGIHQQISLTPEMENEIKRKCSMISSEKFKKKDNFKNPLYIENLMEEYVTSFWVG
- the LOC112767092 gene encoding DNA replication licensing factor MCM5-like isoform X1: MLHPLLNLRRELAEEVSYISKLMFLCSSFNYLADQLKFELNRYLHYCRTECNFRLSESDATLLQKSYVKIRQDMRQQTNETGEVTTPIIVRSHVATEEDVKEAIRLFTMSTMDAARSGIHQQISLTPEMENEIKRKCSMISSEKFKKKDNFKNPLYIENLMEEYVTSFWVG
- the LOC112767092 gene encoding DNA replication licensing factor MCM5-like isoform X3, which codes for MLHPLLNLRRELAEEVSYISKLMFLCSSFNYLADQLKFELNRYLHYCRTECNFRLSESDATLLQKSYVKIRQDMRQQTNETGEVTTPIIVRSHVATEEDVKEAIRLFTMSTMDAARSGIHQQISLTPEMENEIKKKDNFKNPLYIENLMEEYVTSFWVG
- the LOC112767092 gene encoding DNA replication licensing factor MCM5-like isoform X4, giving the protein MFLCSSFNYLADQLKFELNRYLHYCRTECNFRLSESDATLLQKSYVKIRQDMRQQTNETGEVTTPIIVRSHVATEEDVKEAIRLFTMSTMDAARSGIHQQISLTPEMENEIKRKCSMISSEKFKKKDNFKNPLYIENLMEEYVTSFWVG
- the LOC112767092 gene encoding DNA replication licensing factor MCM5-like isoform X5, which encodes MVSKEENWLKRYLHYCRTECNFRLSESDATLLQKSYVKIRQDMRQQTNETGEVTTPIIVRSHVATEEDVKEAIRLFTMSTMDAARSGIHQQISLTPEMENEIKRKCSMISSEKFKKKDNFKNPLYIENLMEEYVTSFWVG
- the LOC112767092 gene encoding DNA replication licensing factor MCM5-like isoform X6; amino-acid sequence: MLHPLLNLRYLHYCRTECNFRLSESDATLLQKSYVKIRQDMRQQTNETGEVTTPIIVRSHVATEEDVKEAIRLFTMSTMDAARSGIHQQISLTPEMENEIKRKCSMISSEKFKKKDNFKNPLYIENLMEEYVTSFWVG